DNA from Methanotorris formicicus Mc-S-70:
TTGGGAGGAAAGGAATTGAAAGAATCAATAAAATTGGCTATAAAAAATTTCCACAATCTCAACGATAAACAAAAAGAAGAACTTAAAAAAATTTTAAAAGATTCTGCAAAAAGAATCAACTTAATAATTTTTGGAGGAGATTAAATGGAGTATGTGATAGAAGTAGAAAATTTAACAAAAAAATTTGGAAACTTTTATGCAGTGAAGGGCATTAGTTTTAAGGTTAAAAAAGGAGAAGTTTTCGCCTTCCTGGGACCTAATGGAGCAGGAAAAACAACTACTATAAACATGATTACAACCTTGTTAAAGCCAACATCTGGCACTATAAGAGTTGCTGGCTATGATGCTATCAAAAACCCAAATGAGGTTAGAAAAAAAATAGGCATTGTTTTTCAAGATACAACATTGGATAGGGAACTAACTGCCTATGAAAACCTCTACATCCATGGAAGAATTTATGGTTATAGGGGAGAGGAATTAAGAAAAAGAATAGATGAAATGCTAAAATTCGTTGAATTAAAAGAGCATGCAAATAAAGTAGTTAAATATTTTAGTGGGGGGATGGTAAGGAGGTTAGAAATTGCGAGAGCTTTAATTCACAAACCAGAGATTTTGTTTTTGGATGAGCCAACTGTTGGTTTAGACCCTCAAACAAGGATGCATATTTGGGATTACATTAAAGAGATGAAGGAAGAGCATGATATGACTATTTTCTTAACAACCCACTACATGGAAGAGGCAGAGAACTTGGCTGATAGGATTGCCATTATAGACAATGGGAGAATCATTGCCATAGGAACTGTTGATGAACTAAAATCCATTGTTGGAGATGATATAGTTTATTTAAAGTTTAATAATGGAAACTATGAGAAAATAAAAGATATATTAACTGAACATTTTGGTAACTGCAAAATGATTAATGGAATTTTTGAAATAAAGGTTAAAAATGCAACTGAAACAATCCCAAAAATCTTTGAAATCACTCTAAAAAATAATTTAGAGATTTTAGAGGTTAGTTATAGAAAACCAACATTAAATGACGTATTTATCCATTTAACTGGGAAGTCCATTAAAGATGAAGGAGGAAAATTTGATTTTAAGAAGATTATTGCAAAAAAGAGGGGTTTTGCATGAATGTAATAGTAACAATGGCATACAGGCAGATTAAGAGATTTTTAAGGGCAAAATCAAGAGTTATTGGAACTCTATTACACCCAATAGTTTGGATTGCATTCTTTGGATTGGGTTGGAGTAGAGCATTAAATTTTCCTCAAGCAAGAGAGATATTTGGAGGAGTTGATTACCTCACTTACTTAGTTCCTGGAGTTGTTGCAATAACAATCTTTACAACAAGTTTTATGAGTGGGATGTCTGTTATTATTGACAAAGATTATGGATTTTTAAAAGAGATTTTAGTTGCTCCAGTCTCACGGAGTAAGGCAATATTTGGAAGGATTTTGGGGGATTCAATAACTTCCCTGTTAAGGGGAATGATTATCTTAACAATTTGTATGTTTATTACCTCAATAAATGTCTCTGCAGTTATTCCAGTTTTGATACTTGGAATTTTATTAGCATGGACATTCTCATCTATTGGCATAGCATTTGCATTGAGGATGTCAAGTTTAGAGGGATTTGGTTTGGTAATGAATATGCTCACCCTCCCACTAATGTTTTTAAGTGGGGCATTTTATCCAGTTGATGCATTACCTGCATGGATAAGAATCTTTTCCTATGTAAATCCACTAACTTATGCAGTTGATGGGATGAGATACTTTTTAATTGGAACTTCAAAATTCCCAATAACCTTTGATTTTATTGTTTTGGGGATTTTGTGTATTATCTGCTTGGGGATTGGAATGCATTCTTTTGAAAAAACGACTATTGAGTGATTTAATTTATTATTTTTTCCACAAACTTTATATATTATTACATTCATCTAAGTTTTTAATAATAATTCAAAATATTTTAAACATTCTAAACATTTTGAACTACGATTTTTAAATCTCAATTAAAAAATTAAAAAAATAGTGCAGTGATACACATGGCAGATAAAAAAATAAAAATCCTTCTCATCTCAACTGTTGTAAATAAGAGTATTGCAAAGGCTATTGAAGATGTTAAGGAATATGCAAATGTTAAATTAATATTTGCCCATGAAATGAATAAATATAACCTTCAAGAACTTATTGATTGGGCAGATATTGTTTTAATTGATGTTAGGGGAGATGCATTAGCAATTACTGAACTTGATTACAAGGATAAAGATGTTATTGCATTGGTTGGAGGTTCTTCCCTATTTTCTATTGCAAAACTTGGCAGTTTTAAGATGAGTAGGGTGAAAGGAGTTAATATGTCCTATGGAGGAAATCCCGAAAGTGTGAAGAAATGGATAAACAGAATGCAAAAGATTATAGAGACTGCTGGGAAAATTTTGCCTTTTGGCGTCTTTAAAGATGCGAGGAATTATATTAGGATTGTAAGATATTGGGCAAATGGAGGCTATGAGAATTACAAAAATATGTTCCTATTTATTTGCAAAATAAAAGGAGTTAATGTTAAAGTTAAGATTAAAGACCCAATAGAATATCCAGAGATTGGTTTATATCATCCAGATTACGGCTATAATTATAAACCCCAAATCGATCCAAATAAACCAACCGTTGGGATAATCTTTTACGGCGGAATGCATTTAGAGTCTTGCGAGCCAACATTAAAAGAAATCATGAATAAATTAGATGCAAATATCATTCCAGTCTATTCTGATGGAATTGTAAATTTAAAGGCGATGAGAAAATACTTTAAAGGTAAAGATTTAGATGCCATAATTAGTTTATTGTGGTTTAGATTAAATGGAGGGCCATTAGGTGGAAATCCAGAACCAACAATTGAACTTTTAAAGGAGATTAAGGCAAAGCTATTCTGTCCAGCAATGATGATAATGCAGGAGATAGAGGATTGGGAGAGGAGTGAGAGAGGACTAAATATCCTTCAAACGATAACCACCGTTGAGATGCCAGAAATGGATGGTGGGGTTGAACCAATTCCTATTTGTGGGGTAGAAGGTTGTGATGTAGTTCCAATAATGGATAGGGTTGATAAATTTGTTGATAGAGTAAATAGATGGATAAATTTGAGGAAAAAAGCGAATGCTGACAAAAAAATAGCAATAATTATTTATAACTACCCTCCAGGGGAGGAGAATCTTGGTAGTGCTGCATATATAGACACCTTTGCAAGTGTTGAAAGAATCCTTGAAAGACTAAAATAAGAGGGCTATAAAGTTGAGAAAACCAAAAAAATAAAGGATTTATTTGTAGAGAGGAAACTTTTTAATCCAAAACTTTATCCACCAGAGAAAATTGAATGTCCAAGGATGAGTGTTGATGAATATCTAAGATATTTCAACGCATTGCCAGAAGAATGCAAAAGAGAGGTTATAAAGTATTGGGGAGAACCGCCAGGAAATATAATGGTTGATGATAATGGCATTTTAATTCCAGGCGTTATTTTAGGAAATGTTTTCATTGGCGTTCAACCTTCAAGACCTCCATTAAACAATGAGGATATAAATTCAGCAATTCACGACCCAACTAAGCCTCCTCATCACCAATATATTGCCTTCTATAAGTGGATTGAGCATGTTTTTAAAGCAGATTGCATCATCCACCTTGGAACTCATGGATTGGCAGAGTTTATGAAGGGGAAAGAAGTTGGATTGAGCTCAAAATGCTTCCCAGACATTTTAATTGGAACAATACCACATCTATATGTTTATCACGTCATCAACACTTCCGAGGCAACAATAGCAAAAAGAAGGTTGTATGGGACATTGATAAGCTATAACTCCCCACCATACACATCTGAACTTTATGATGAATATGCAAAACTTGAAGAGCTTTTAGATGAATATAGAGAGGCATTAATAAAAGATAAGCCAAGAGCTGAAATAGCTAAGAAAAAAGCGTTAGAGCTTGCAGAGAAGTTAAATCTTGGAAATGATTTGGATGAAATAGAGGCAAAACTTTATGAGTATAAAAGGGCAATAATCCCAAAAGGTTTGCATATAGTTGGGGAAAAATACAGTTTGGAGGATTTAGAGGAATTTATGGGCATTATTGCAAGATACGATAGAGGGGAAATAAAGTCCCTAAATAGATTAATTGCCGAAAAGAAGGGATTAAAATATGGGGAATTAACCTCTAAAGAACTTAAGGAAATTGATGAAGAGGCAAAAGAAATTGTAAAAAGATTCTTAAAAGGAGAGAAATTCCCAGAGTATGAAAAAACATTAAAATATGCCTATGATGTTGCTAAAAAATATGCAGATAACACTTTAGAAATTGAAAACCTAATTGAAGGTTTACTGACAGTGTGATTACGAGAATCCTTTCTTTATTAGTTCTTTACTGCACTCTTTAATCACTTCATAGAATGATAATCCATATTTGTGGCTTAAATATTCTATACAGTTTGATACCATTGCTATAAACCTAACAAACCCAATATTGCTCTTTTCAGACGTTAGGTAATTTCCCTCAACATCTAAAATCGATTTATCTCTTCTATGCT
Protein-coding regions in this window:
- a CDS encoding ATP-binding cassette domain-containing protein; protein product: MEYVIEVENLTKKFGNFYAVKGISFKVKKGEVFAFLGPNGAGKTTTINMITTLLKPTSGTIRVAGYDAIKNPNEVRKKIGIVFQDTTLDRELTAYENLYIHGRIYGYRGEELRKRIDEMLKFVELKEHANKVVKYFSGGMVRRLEIARALIHKPEILFLDEPTVGLDPQTRMHIWDYIKEMKEEHDMTIFLTTHYMEEAENLADRIAIIDNGRIIAIGTVDELKSIVGDDIVYLKFNNGNYEKIKDILTEHFGNCKMINGIFEIKVKNATETIPKIFEITLKNNLEILEVSYRKPTLNDVFIHLTGKSIKDEGGKFDFKKIIAKKRGFA
- a CDS encoding ABC transporter permease, whose protein sequence is MNVIVTMAYRQIKRFLRAKSRVIGTLLHPIVWIAFFGLGWSRALNFPQAREIFGGVDYLTYLVPGVVAITIFTTSFMSGMSVIIDKDYGFLKEILVAPVSRSKAIFGRILGDSITSLLRGMIILTICMFITSINVSAVIPVLILGILLAWTFSSIGIAFALRMSSLEGFGLVMNMLTLPLMFLSGAFYPVDALPAWIRIFSYVNPLTYAVDGMRYFLIGTSKFPITFDFIVLGILCIICLGIGMHSFEKTTIE